Proteins from one Lachnospiraceae bacterium KGMB03038 genomic window:
- a CDS encoding MurR/RpiR family transcriptional regulator: protein MVLALPESEKKYTRSEERILEFIEEFTDEFLFMSIGQLAQRLEISEATISRFARHTGYRDFKELKNGVAQQKSGKGAARKMAGTLLKEDGFDVENWFSYQQECIARTVENLDQREFTRAVEQIINAKKVLIHAKNASAAAGQLLFFRLRRMGFPVSVIPSGGSEVLEGLAQAGQGDLVILFSYSKVSEEGRIILDYARKAGYETLAFTSRRYAPEDQRADTNLYVYRGEKKEYHSMTAAVALVDALVLALSKRSQETSAESLIRLQKLKERYQGTGPRD, encoded by the coding sequence ATGGTACTTGCGTTGCCGGAATCGGAAAAGAAATATACCCGGTCAGAGGAAAGGATCCTGGAATTTATTGAAGAGTTCACAGATGAATTTCTGTTCATGAGCATTGGCCAGCTTGCACAGCGTTTGGAGATTTCGGAAGCTACTATTTCCAGATTTGCCAGACATACGGGATATCGGGATTTCAAAGAATTGAAAAATGGTGTCGCTCAGCAAAAATCAGGAAAGGGCGCGGCAAGAAAGATGGCGGGGACTTTGCTTAAAGAGGATGGGTTTGATGTGGAAAACTGGTTTTCCTACCAGCAGGAGTGCATCGCCAGGACGGTAGAAAATCTGGATCAGAGAGAATTTACCCGCGCTGTGGAACAGATCATAAACGCCAAGAAGGTTCTGATCCATGCAAAGAACGCTTCTGCGGCAGCAGGGCAGTTATTATTTTTTCGCCTTCGGAGAATGGGTTTCCCTGTTTCTGTGATTCCATCAGGAGGGTCAGAAGTACTGGAGGGCCTTGCTCAAGCTGGTCAAGGAGATCTGGTAATTCTTTTCAGCTATTCTAAGGTCTCTGAAGAAGGAAGGATCATCCTGGATTATGCCAGAAAGGCGGGATATGAGACGCTGGCCTTTACAAGCCGGAGATATGCGCCTGAAGATCAGCGGGCGGACACGAACCTCTATGTATACCGGGGAGAAAAGAAGGAATATCACTCCATGACCGCGGCGGTAGCCCTTGTGGATGCTTTAGTTCTTGCGCTTTCTAAGAGAAGCCAGGAGACATCCGCCGAGAGTCTGATCCGCCTCCAAAAGCTAAAAGAACGATATCAAGGAACGGGACCACGGGATTAG
- a CDS encoding Na+/H+ antiporter NhaC family protein: MRGKRKTIWGILALLCILACSSLTVFAAEDAAEYVPDMYATFWSLVPPVVAIGLALITKEVYSSLFIGILIGGIFYSGFEFEGTITHVFQDGIVGVLTDSYNMGIIVFLVILGIMVCMMNKAGGSAAFGRWASTKIKSRVGAQLATIALGVMIFIDDYFNCLTVGSVMRPVTDKHNVSRAKLSYLIDATAAPVCIIAPISSWAAAVTGFVEGEDGFSIFIRAIPYNYYALLTIVMMIVIAVMNFDYGPMKLHEENAKKGDLYTTPDRPYADAEQEIVEGKGKVIDLVFPVIVLIITCVIGMLYTGGFFSGTGFVEAFSNSDASVGLMFGSFFAFIITIGFYAVRKVLSPRESMDCIPEGFKAMVPAILILTFAWTLKAMTDSLGAADYVAHIMQSAAGGLMSLLPAIIFVVGCLLAFATGTSWGTFGILIPIVVAVFEGIDENMMIMSISACMAGAVCGDHCSPISDTTIMASAGGQCNHVNHVTTQLPYAFTVAAVSFVNYIIAGFIQNPFICLPIGIVLMIGTLMVIRLITEKKV, encoded by the coding sequence ATGAGAGGAAAAAGAAAAACAATCTGGGGGATCCTGGCTTTGCTTTGTATCTTGGCCTGCAGTTCCCTGACCGTTTTCGCGGCGGAAGACGCGGCGGAATATGTTCCCGATATGTATGCGACATTTTGGTCGCTTGTGCCTCCGGTGGTGGCGATCGGCTTGGCGCTGATCACTAAGGAAGTTTATAGCTCCCTGTTCATCGGAATCTTGATCGGAGGAATCTTTTATTCTGGTTTTGAGTTTGAGGGAACGATCACGCATGTATTCCAGGATGGAATCGTGGGAGTACTGACAGATTCTTATAACATGGGGATTATCGTATTTCTGGTGATCTTGGGGATCATGGTTTGTATGATGAATAAGGCGGGCGGTTCTGCCGCGTTCGGCCGCTGGGCCAGCACCAAGATCAAAAGCCGGGTGGGAGCGCAGCTTGCTACCATAGCTTTGGGCGTGATGATCTTTATTGATGATTATTTCAACTGCCTGACGGTAGGAAGTGTTATGCGGCCGGTGACAGATAAGCATAATGTGTCCAGAGCGAAGCTGTCCTACCTGATCGATGCCACGGCGGCGCCTGTGTGTATCATCGCCCCCATTTCTTCCTGGGCGGCGGCTGTGACTGGATTCGTGGAGGGAGAGGATGGATTCTCTATCTTTATCCGGGCCATCCCCTACAACTATTACGCCCTGCTTACGATTGTCATGATGATCGTGATCGCGGTAATGAATTTTGATTACGGCCCAATGAAGCTTCATGAGGAAAACGCTAAAAAAGGAGATCTTTATACAACGCCAGACCGCCCGTACGCGGACGCGGAGCAGGAGATCGTGGAAGGGAAAGGGAAAGTGATCGATCTGGTATTCCCGGTGATCGTGCTGATCATTACCTGCGTGATCGGAATGTTGTATACCGGCGGCTTCTTCAGCGGAACCGGATTTGTAGAGGCTTTTTCCAATAGTGACGCTTCTGTAGGACTGATGTTTGGAAGTTTCTTCGCGTTTATCATCACGATAGGATTTTACGCCGTAAGAAAAGTGCTAAGCCCGAGAGAATCCATGGATTGTATCCCGGAAGGATTCAAAGCGATGGTGCCGGCTATCCTGATCCTGACCTTTGCCTGGACCCTGAAAGCTATGACAGACAGCCTGGGTGCGGCGGATTATGTGGCTCATATCATGCAGTCCGCGGCGGGAGGGCTTATGAGCCTGCTTCCGGCCATCATTTTCGTGGTCGGATGTCTTCTGGCTTTTGCCACAGGAACTTCCTGGGGAACCTTTGGCATTCTGATCCCGATCGTTGTCGCGGTCTTTGAAGGTATTGATGAGAATATGATGATCATGTCTATTTCCGCGTGTATGGCAGGAGCCGTGTGCGGAGACCACTGTTCACCGATTTCCGATACAACGATCATGGCTTCCGCGGGCGGCCAGTGCAACCACGTCAACCATGTGACGACCCAGCTTCCCTACGCGTTTACGGTTGCGGCAGTTTCCTTTGTGAATTACATCATTGCCGGATTCATCCAGAATCCCTTTATCTGTCTGCCGATCGGAATTGTTCTGATGATCGGAACGCTGATGGTGATCCGCCTGATAACAGAAAAGAAAGTATAA
- a CDS encoding insulinase family protein: protein MSIKDLQTYEIITEENLSGIQTRGTLLRHKKSGARVLLMENDDPNKVFSIGFRTPPSDSTGVPHIMEHSVLCGSKNFPAKDPFVELVKGSLNTFLNAMTYPDKTVYPVASCNDKDFQNLMHVYMDAVFYPNIYQHEEIFRQEGWSYRLESPEGKLSYNGVVYNEMKGAFSSPESVLDRVVLNTLFPDTSYANESGGDPEEIPKLTYQQFLDFHRTYYHPSNSYIYLYGDMDMGEKLRWLDEEYLSGFEKMDVDSRIKYQEPFEEMVEKRIPYSIASDESLEDNTYLSYNKVIGTSLDRELYLAFQILDYALLSAPGAPLKKALTEAGIGKDIMGSYDNGIYQPIFSVIAKNANLSQKEEFLKVIGEVLQELVKNGIDRKALEAGINYHEFRYREADFGSYPKGLMYGLQILDSWLYDDTKPFIHIDVLDVFEFLKEKLDTGYYENLIQRYLLDNPHGAVVIVEPEQGRTARLDAALDERLQEYKAGLSREEVQELAERTKALEDYQSAPERAEDLERIPVLKREDISREIEPIINEEMTIAGVPVIFHETQTNGIGYLDLLFDMSGVKEELLPYVGILQSVLGIIDTEHYSYGELFNEINRCTGGIGTSLELYNDVTNIREKAFKATFEVKGKALYEKLPVLFSMAGEILTASKLGDERRLKEILAMAKSRLLMRFQSSGHSTAALRALSYGSPSAKLKDMTNGIDFYRTVARIEEHFGEEKEYLIQVLRELAERLFRPDNLMISYTASREGLKGMEEMIQGLKNVLFQTPVKEESCILRCEKKNEGFKTASKVQYVARTGNFIDNGAEYTGALQILKVILSYDYLWQNIRVKGGAYGCMSSFNRIGEGYFVSYRDPNLKRTMEVYEGVTDYLKKFTVSERDMTKYIIGTMSNIDHPMTPSAKGERSMNLYMNKVSADMIREERRQILEAGQEDIRALSKVTEALLKAGQICVIGGEEKIEEEKSMFDTVTSF, encoded by the coding sequence ATGAGCATAAAAGATTTACAGACCTATGAGATCATAACAGAAGAAAATTTAAGCGGCATTCAGACCAGAGGAACACTGCTCCGTCACAAAAAGAGCGGGGCCAGAGTCCTTCTGATGGAGAATGACGATCCGAATAAAGTATTCAGCATCGGTTTTCGCACACCGCCTTCAGACAGCACAGGTGTCCCGCATATCATGGAACACTCAGTGCTCTGCGGGTCGAAAAATTTTCCGGCGAAGGATCCCTTTGTGGAATTGGTAAAAGGATCCCTGAACACCTTCCTCAACGCCATGACATACCCGGATAAGACGGTGTATCCGGTGGCCAGCTGCAACGATAAGGATTTTCAGAACCTGATGCATGTGTACATGGATGCGGTATTTTATCCGAATATTTATCAGCATGAGGAGATCTTCCGGCAGGAAGGGTGGAGCTACCGCTTGGAGTCACCGGAAGGGAAGCTGTCCTATAATGGAGTGGTCTACAATGAGATGAAAGGGGCTTTTTCTTCTCCGGAGAGCGTGTTGGACCGGGTGGTCTTGAATACTCTTTTCCCGGATACTTCTTACGCCAACGAATCCGGCGGGGATCCGGAAGAGATCCCGAAACTGACCTACCAGCAGTTCCTGGATTTCCATAGGACTTATTACCACCCCTCCAACAGCTATATCTATCTGTATGGCGATATGGATATGGGAGAAAAGTTAAGATGGCTGGATGAGGAATATTTGAGCGGCTTTGAGAAAATGGATGTGGATTCCCGGATCAAGTATCAGGAACCTTTTGAGGAGATGGTGGAAAAAAGAATTCCATATTCCATAGCAAGCGATGAATCTTTAGAAGATAATACCTATCTTTCTTATAATAAGGTGATCGGGACAAGCCTGGATCGGGAGTTATATCTTGCTTTCCAGATCCTGGATTACGCGCTCCTCTCCGCGCCGGGAGCGCCGCTTAAGAAAGCGCTGACAGAAGCCGGCATCGGGAAGGACATTATGGGATCCTATGATAATGGGATCTACCAGCCGATCTTCTCTGTTATCGCAAAGAATGCCAATCTGTCCCAGAAAGAGGAATTCCTGAAGGTGATCGGTGAGGTCCTCCAGGAACTAGTCAAAAACGGCATTGACCGGAAAGCTTTGGAAGCGGGAATCAATTATCATGAATTTCGTTACCGGGAAGCGGATTTTGGAAGCTATCCCAAGGGATTGATGTATGGCCTGCAGATCCTGGACAGCTGGCTCTATGATGATACAAAGCCATTTATTCACATCGATGTGCTGGATGTGTTTGAGTTCCTGAAAGAAAAGCTGGATACCGGATATTATGAGAACTTGATCCAGAGGTACCTTTTAGATAACCCTCACGGCGCGGTAGTGATCGTGGAGCCGGAGCAGGGAAGGACTGCCAGGCTGGATGCCGCTTTGGATGAACGATTGCAGGAGTACAAAGCGGGATTGAGCAGGGAAGAAGTACAAGAACTGGCAGAACGCACGAAAGCCCTGGAAGATTATCAATCTGCCCCGGAAAGAGCGGAGGACCTGGAGCGTATTCCTGTTCTGAAGCGGGAAGATATTTCCAGGGAAATTGAGCCTATCATCAACGAAGAAATGACCATTGCCGGGGTGCCGGTCATTTTCCATGAGACGCAGACCAATGGGATTGGGTACCTGGACCTTTTATTCGATATGTCCGGCGTGAAAGAAGAGCTGCTTCCCTATGTGGGAATCCTGCAGTCCGTTCTTGGTATCATCGACACGGAACATTACAGTTATGGAGAATTGTTCAACGAGATCAACCGTTGTACCGGCGGCATCGGTACCAGTTTAGAACTTTATAATGATGTGACTAATATCCGGGAGAAGGCTTTTAAAGCCACCTTTGAAGTGAAGGGGAAGGCATTGTATGAGAAGCTTCCTGTGCTTTTCTCTATGGCAGGAGAGATCCTTACGGCGTCTAAACTGGGAGACGAGCGCAGGCTGAAGGAAATCCTGGCTATGGCCAAATCCAGGCTTCTCATGCGTTTTCAGTCTTCCGGCCATTCCACGGCGGCGCTGCGGGCCCTGTCCTACGGGTCCCCTTCGGCCAAGCTGAAAGATATGACCAACGGCATTGACTTTTACCGGACGGTAGCAAGGATCGAAGAGCATTTTGGGGAGGAGAAGGAATATCTGATCCAAGTCTTGAGAGAACTGGCAGAGCGTCTGTTCCGGCCGGACAATCTGATGATCAGTTATACCGCTTCCAGGGAAGGATTAAAAGGGATGGAAGAAATGATACAGGGATTAAAGAACGTCTTGTTCCAGACTCCGGTGAAGGAAGAATCCTGTATCCTGCGCTGCGAGAAGAAGAACGAAGGATTTAAAACCGCCTCTAAGGTGCAGTATGTGGCCCGTACCGGGAATTTTATCGACAATGGCGCAGAGTATACCGGAGCTCTTCAGATCTTGAAAGTGATCTTAAGCTACGATTATCTGTGGCAGAATATCCGGGTCAAAGGAGGCGCTTATGGCTGTATGAGCAGCTTTAACCGGATCGGCGAAGGGTATTTCGTGTCCTACAGGGATCCCAATCTGAAGCGGACGATGGAGGTCTATGAGGGCGTGACGGATTATCTGAAGAAGTTTACCGTCAGTGAACGGGATATGACCAAATATATCATCGGGACCATGAGCAATATCGATCATCCTATGACGCCGTCCGCAAAGGGAGAGCGTTCCATGAATCTCTATATGAATAAAGTGAGCGCGGATATGATCCGGGAAGAGAGAAGACAGATCCTGGAAGCAGGACAGGAGGATATCCGGGCGCTTTCCAAGGTCACAGAGGCGCTGTTGAAAGCAGGACAGATCTGTGTGATCGGCGGGGAGGAAAAGATCGAAGAAGAGAAATCCATGTTTGATACGGTGACCAGTTTTTAG
- a CDS encoding GTPase Era, with amino-acid sequence MREDFRSGFVTLIGRPNVGKSTLMNYLVGQKIAITSKKPQTTRNRIQTVLTTEEGQIIFVDTPGIHKAKNKLGEYMVNVARQTLNEVDVILWLVEPATFIGAGEQHIIQQLKKVNTPVILVINKIDSVKKEEILPAIAAYKDKLDFAEIVPVSARSGENTDELLKTVMQYMPYGPLYYDEDTVTDQPERQIVAELIREKALHCLEEEIPHGIAVTIESMKKKGKITHIDATIICERDSHKGIIIGKQGNMLKKIGSTARYEIEKMLDCQVNLKLWVKVKKDWRDSEFLMKNFGYREEE; translated from the coding sequence ATGAGAGAGGATTTTAGATCTGGGTTTGTAACATTGATCGGCCGCCCTAATGTAGGGAAATCTACACTGATGAACTATCTGGTGGGACAGAAGATCGCCATTACATCCAAGAAGCCCCAGACTACAAGAAACCGGATCCAGACGGTGCTGACCACAGAAGAAGGACAGATCATCTTCGTGGACACGCCGGGGATCCATAAGGCGAAAAATAAATTGGGAGAATACATGGTGAATGTGGCCCGGCAGACTTTGAATGAGGTGGACGTGATCCTGTGGCTGGTAGAGCCTGCCACCTTTATCGGGGCGGGGGAACAGCACATTATCCAGCAGCTGAAGAAGGTGAATACGCCGGTGATTCTGGTCATCAATAAGATCGACAGCGTGAAGAAGGAGGAAATCCTGCCGGCCATCGCCGCCTACAAAGATAAGCTGGATTTTGCGGAGATCGTGCCTGTGTCCGCCAGGAGCGGCGAGAATACAGACGAGCTTCTCAAGACAGTGATGCAGTATATGCCCTACGGACCGCTGTATTATGACGAAGATACGGTGACGGATCAGCCGGAGCGGCAGATCGTGGCGGAGTTGATCCGGGAGAAGGCGCTCCACTGTCTGGAAGAAGAGATTCCCCACGGCATCGCGGTCACCATTGAAAGTATGAAGAAAAAGGGGAAGATCACCCATATCGATGCTACGATCATCTGCGAGCGGGATTCCCACAAGGGGATAATTATTGGAAAACAAGGAAATATGTTGAAAAAAATCGGAAGCACCGCCCGCTATGAGATCGAGAAAATGCTGGACTGCCAGGTAAATCTCAAGCTTTGGGTGAAAGTAAAAAAAGACTGGCGGGACAGTGAATTCCTAATGAAAAATTTTGGATACCGGGAAGAAGAATAA
- the recO gene encoding DNA repair protein RecO has product MNQITVTGMVLAAAPAGEYDRRVVILTKERGKIAAFARGARRQGSALLGVTSPFSFGEFTLYEGRTSYTLMSASISNYFEELRTDVEGAYYGFYFMDMANYYAREAADERELLKLLYQTLRALSNVHIPNRLVRCIYELRMIVIEGEGPQLAECVLCGRREGEKLFSVRKGGLICPQCAKKAGDGRTLRSSTLYAMQYIAGTPLEKLYTFVVKEEVLEELEQIMKAYLEMYLGKRFKSLDILETVVNQGI; this is encoded by the coding sequence ATGAATCAGATAACAGTGACGGGTATGGTACTTGCCGCGGCGCCTGCGGGAGAATATGACAGGCGGGTGGTGATCTTGACAAAAGAGCGGGGAAAGATCGCGGCTTTCGCCAGAGGAGCCAGGCGCCAGGGAAGCGCCCTCCTTGGGGTGACAAGCCCCTTTTCCTTCGGAGAGTTTACGCTGTATGAGGGGCGGACATCCTATACGCTGATGTCGGCCTCTATTTCCAATTACTTTGAAGAACTGCGGACAGATGTAGAAGGTGCTTACTATGGGTTTTATTTTATGGATATGGCCAATTATTATGCCAGGGAGGCGGCGGACGAGCGGGAGCTTTTAAAGCTTTTATATCAAACGCTGCGGGCGCTGTCAAATGTACATATTCCCAACCGGCTGGTACGGTGTATCTATGAGCTGCGGATGATCGTGATCGAGGGGGAAGGCCCCCAGCTTGCGGAATGTGTCCTGTGCGGCAGACGGGAAGGGGAGAAGCTGTTCAGCGTCAGAAAGGGAGGACTGATCTGCCCGCAGTGCGCCAAGAAAGCCGGAGACGGAAGGACTTTGCGCTCCTCTACTCTTTACGCGATGCAGTATATCGCGGGGACACCCCTGGAGAAACTGTATACCTTTGTGGTGAAAGAAGAGGTGCTGGAGGAATTGGAGCAGATAATGAAAGCTTATTTGGAAATGTATCTGGGGAAGCGGTTTAAGTCTTTGGATATTCTGGAAACAGTAGTGAACCAGGGAATATAA
- a CDS encoding glycine--tRNA ligase, which translates to MVEKTMDKIVALAKSRGFVYPGSEIYGGLANTWDYGNLGVELKNNVKRAWWQKFVQESPYNVGVDCAILMNPQTWVASGHLGGFSDPLMDCRECHERFRADKIIEDYAKEHGLDIGDSIDGWSHEKMEAYIEEHQIPCPTCGKHNFTEIREFNLMFKTFQGVTEDAKSVVYLRPETAQGIFVNFKNVQRTSRKKIPFGICQIGKSFRNEITPGNFTFRTREFEQMELEFFCEPDTDLEWHAYWKQFCLDWLKKLGLKDEEVRYRDHSPEELSHYSKATTDVEFLFPFGWGELWGIADRTDFDLTQHQNVSKQDMSYFDDEKKIKYIPYVIEPSLGADRMVLAFLCSAYDEEELEGGDKRTVLHFHPALAPVKIGVLPLSKKLSEGAEKVYAKLSKKYNCEFDERGNIGKRYRRQDEIGTPFCVTYDFDSEEDGAVTVRDRDTMEQERVKIEDLESYFEKKFEW; encoded by the coding sequence ATGGTTGAAAAGACAATGGATAAGATCGTGGCGTTAGCCAAGTCAAGAGGATTTGTTTATCCTGGGTCTGAGATTTACGGAGGACTTGCGAATACATGGGACTATGGAAATCTTGGAGTAGAGTTAAAGAATAATGTAAAAAGAGCCTGGTGGCAGAAATTCGTCCAGGAATCTCCTTACAATGTGGGAGTGGACTGCGCGATCCTGATGAACCCGCAGACATGGGTGGCCAGCGGACACCTGGGCGGATTCAGCGATCCATTGATGGACTGCCGGGAATGTCATGAGAGATTCCGCGCGGATAAGATCATAGAGGATTACGCCAAGGAGCATGGCCTGGATATTGGGGACAGCATTGATGGGTGGAGCCATGAGAAGATGGAAGCCTACATTGAAGAGCACCAGATTCCATGTCCGACCTGCGGCAAACACAATTTTACAGAGATCCGGGAGTTCAACCTGATGTTCAAAACCTTCCAGGGAGTAACGGAAGACGCGAAAAGCGTAGTATACCTGCGCCCGGAGACAGCTCAGGGAATTTTCGTAAACTTTAAGAATGTACAGCGTACATCCAGAAAGAAGATCCCATTTGGAATCTGTCAGATCGGGAAATCCTTCCGGAATGAGATCACACCAGGAAACTTTACGTTCCGTACCAGAGAGTTTGAGCAGATGGAGCTGGAGTTCTTCTGTGAGCCGGATACTGATCTGGAATGGCATGCGTACTGGAAGCAGTTCTGTCTGGACTGGCTGAAGAAACTGGGATTGAAAGACGAAGAGGTGCGTTACCGGGATCATTCTCCAGAAGAGCTGAGCCACTACAGCAAGGCGACGACAGACGTAGAGTTTTTGTTCCCCTTTGGCTGGGGTGAGCTTTGGGGAATCGCGGACCGGACAGATTTCGACCTGACTCAGCATCAGAATGTTTCCAAACAGGATATGTCCTACTTTGATGATGAGAAGAAGATCAAATATATTCCGTATGTGATCGAACCATCACTGGGAGCTGACCGTATGGTTCTGGCGTTTCTGTGCAGCGCTTACGATGAAGAAGAGCTGGAAGGCGGAGATAAGAGAACGGTGCTTCATTTCCATCCAGCGCTGGCGCCGGTGAAGATTGGAGTTCTGCCGCTGTCTAAGAAACTGAGCGAGGGAGCGGAAAAGGTCTACGCAAAACTGAGTAAGAAATACAACTGCGAGTTCGATGAAAGAGGAAATATCGGAAAACGCTACCGCCGTCAGGATGAGATCGGCACGCCGTTCTGCGTCACCTATGATTTTGATTCGGAGGAAGACGGCGCTGTGACAGTCCGCGACCGGGATACGATGGAACAGGAGAGAGTGAAGATCGAGGATCTGGAAAGCTACTTCGAGAAGAAGTTTGAGTGGTAG